CGCCCGAGGTCGGCACCAGCATCCGCGCCAGTGCGCGCAGGAGCGTGGACTTGCCCGACGCGTTCGGGCCGACGAGCACGGTGAAGCACCCGTCGGGGATCGCCACGTCGAGGTCTGCCAGGACGGGCCGGCCGTCGTAGCCGGCGGACAGGCCACGGGCCTGCAGTCGAGCGGGGACGGTCATCGCTTCTCCCTCGTGAGCAGCCAGATCAGGTACAGGCCCCCGAGGGAGCCGGAGACGACGCCCACCGGCAGCTGGGTCGGGGCGAAGAGTCGTTGGGCGACGATGTCGCTGGCCAGCGTCAGCGCGGCGCCCATCAGCGCGGCCGAGGCCAGGCCGGAGCCGGCCGTGCGGGTGATCCTGCGAGCCAGCTGCGGCGCGGCCAGCGCGATGAAGGCGATCGGTCCGGCGACCGCGGTGGCCGCCGCGACGAGGACGACTCCGCACACGACCAGGCCCAGCCGCGAGGGCTCGACGCGTACGCCGACACCGCGGGCCGCGTCGTCGCCGAGCGCGAGGACGGGGAGGGTCCGGGCGAGGGCGGCGGTGAACGGCGCGACGACCGCGAGGACCAGGCCCAGCCGCGCGACGTCCTGCCAGGTCATCGCGTTGAACGATCCCGCGAGCCAGTGGGCGGCGTCCTGCGCGGCCGACAGGTCGGCCCGCACGACGAGCAGCGTGTTGACGGCCTGCAGGACGGCGGCGACGCCGATCCCGACCAGGACGAGCCTCACGCCGGGCACGCCGCCGTGCCTGCCGCCCTGCCACGCCAGCGCCCCGACGACCGCGGCGGTGACGAGACCTCCGACGAGGGCCGCAGGCGCGGTCGCGTCAGGACCTCCGCCCAGCAGCGTGATCTGGATCAGGGCGCCGGTCGCCGCGCCGATCGTGAAGCCCACGATGTCCGGACTTCCCAGCGGGTTGTCCGACACCTGCTGGATGATCGCGCCGGACACGCCGAGCGCCGCGCCCACGAGCAGGGCGCACACCACGCGCGGCGCTCGCTGCTCGCGCACGAAGAACTCGGCCAGCGGGTCGCTCCCGTCCCCGGCCAGGGCCCGCAGCACCTGGGACGGGGCGAGACCGTAGTCGCCGATCGTCAGCGCCACGACGGCGAGGCCGGCGCCGACGAGCGTCGCGACGAGCGCGAACACCGCCACCCGCGCCTCGAGCCGCCAGGCGACGAGCCGGTTGCGCAGGACGAGACGGGTGGTCGGGCTCGGTGCGGGCTCTCGGGTCACCGGGGTGCGCGTCAGGGTGCGGGTCACAGTGACTCGATTCACAGTGCCTCGATCCGGCGGCGACGCACCACCGCGATGAAGACGGGCCCGCCGAGGATCGCGGTGACGATGCCGGCCTGGACCTCGGACGTGCCTCCGAGGACGCGGCCGAGCACGTCGGCGACGAGCAGGAACGCCGCGCCCAGCAGCACCGAGCACGGGAGCACCCAGCGCTGGTCGGACCCGCAGAGGGCTCGCGCCACGTGGGGGACGCCGAGCCCGACGAACGCGATCGGTCCGACCGCGGCGGTCGCGGCGGCGCACAGCAGGGCGATGGCGACGACGGTCAGCAGCCGGGTGCGGCGGACATCGAGGCCCAGGGACCGTCCGGTGTCGTCGCCGAGCGCCAGCGCGTTGAGCCGTGGAGCCAGCGCGGCGGCCAGGGCGACGCCCGCCACGACGAAGGGCAGGATCGTCCCGGCGGTGCCCAGGGCCCGGCCGTCGAGCGAGCCCGCCGCCCAGAACCGGAACTCGTTGAAGACCTCCTGGTCGGCCAGGATCACCGTCTGGACGATCGCGGACACCGCGGCGGTCACGGCGACGCCCGCCAGCGCGATGCGCGCGGGGCTG
This genomic interval from Aeromicrobium choanae contains the following:
- a CDS encoding FecCD family ABC transporter permease is translated as MTRTLTRTPVTREPAPSPTTRLVLRNRLVAWRLEARVAVFALVATLVGAGLAVVALTIGDYGLAPSQVLRALAGDGSDPLAEFFVREQRAPRVVCALLVGAALGVSGAIIQQVSDNPLGSPDIVGFTIGAATGALIQITLLGGGPDATAPAALVGGLVTAAVVGALAWQGGRHGGVPGVRLVLVGIGVAAVLQAVNTLLVVRADLSAAQDAAHWLAGSFNAMTWQDVARLGLVLAVVAPFTAALARTLPVLALGDDAARGVGVRVEPSRLGLVVCGVVLVAAATAVAGPIAFIALAAPQLARRITRTAGSGLASAALMGAALTLASDIVAQRLFAPTQLPVGVVSGSLGGLYLIWLLTREKR
- a CDS encoding FecCD family ABC transporter permease, translating into MTLTRPRALALAFAAVVVAMVLSVAVGSHPLSPGRVWEVWWTPDATQASVAVHELRWPRTVVGLVAGAALGLAGALMQTLTRNPLADPGVLGVNAGAALAVVVASSLTGVTSVGSSLWAALVGAFLAVGVVHVLGDTGSTGGSPARIALAGVAVTAAVSAIVQTVILADQEVFNEFRFWAAGSLDGRALGTAGTILPFVVAGVALAAALAPRLNALALGDDTGRSLGLDVRRTRLLTVVAIALLCAAATAAVGPIAFVGLGVPHVARALCGSDQRWVLPCSVLLGAAFLLVADVLGRVLGGTSEVQAGIVTAILGGPVFIAVVRRRRIEAL